One genomic region from Populus nigra chromosome 8, ddPopNigr1.1, whole genome shotgun sequence encodes:
- the LOC133702363 gene encoding protein LURP-one-related 17-like — MIFFLKSSSRSVHDQEHHHEPVAEAEVETRINDGTCTSLTVWRKSLLISCNGFTVINSCGDLVYRVDNYIDRPDELVLMDGSGKSILTMRRRKKLGVLVHNWFVYEGEVGNYCATNKLSKKPIWCVRKNINILQTNHNVLAYVFRGSTDKRHSFVIEGSYTRRSCKVIGGSRKVLAEIKRKEAMVEGISYGVEVFVLNVEPGFDPGFAMGLLLILDQMFP, encoded by the exons atgatatttttcttaaaatcttcGTCAAGATCAGTCCATGATCAAGAACATCATCACGAGCCAGTTGCTGAGGCTGAGGTGGAGACCAGGATTAACGATGGCACGTGCACGTCATTAACAGTGTGGAGAAAGTCACTTTTAATTAGTTGCAATGGATTTACAGTGATTAATTCCTGTGGAGATTTAGTCTATCGCGTTGATAATTACATTGATCGTCCTGACGAACTCGTTCTTATGGATGGCTCGGGaaaatccatcctcacaatgcGTCGACGCAAG AAGCTTGGAGTGCTAGTACATAACTGGTTTGTCTACGAAGGTGAAGTGGGTAACTACTGTGCAACAAACAAATTATCAAAGAAGCCAATTTGGTGTGTGAGGAAGAATATTAACATCTTACAAACCAATCACAATGTGCTCGCGTATGTTTTTCGAGGATCCACTGATAAAAGACATTCGTTTGTGATCGAAGGTTCTTATACGCGTAGATCATGCAAAGTGATAGGTGGATCAAGAAAGGTTTTGGCAGAGATCAAGAGGAAAGAAGCTATGGTCGAAGGAATTTCTTATGGGGTAgaggtttttgttttgaatgtaGAACCAGGATTTGATCCTGGATTTGCCATGGGTTTGCTTTTGATATTGGATCAAATGTTCCCCtga